In the Clavelina lepadiformis chromosome 8, kaClaLepa1.1, whole genome shotgun sequence genome, one interval contains:
- the LOC143468155 gene encoding solute carrier family 53 member 1-like isoform X2 — MLYDCKEEVPNVDVRTDENAVRLVAQFEEQFFGECDLQLTKVNTFFAEKVAEATRKFAMLQSELQAHKESLLAAHTANSKSLTLRRRVSRPHLLFQTQKHNVHIKTAKDLKLAYTEFYLSLILLQNYQELNFTGFRKILKKHDKMLNTDKGVVWRQNYVETAPFHKDSLISEYILKTETLYINDLENGDRSKAMKRLRVPPLTDTRTYPKGTVFRVGLFLGMFVMITVVAIIAAFFIDIYPVEPWLVVDLYRPGFMTFLFITFLGFNIWGWRTAGVNHVLIFEIDPRQHLSHQHFFEVSSILSILWGLSLTFLLFGNLEQFRELFPAYLNPGILYAVYVLFLINPFPVLFHKARFWLLKRLWRLVACGFYRVEFADFWLADQLNSLVQVLLDAEYIICFYILGNIWSGNGELGVCGSYSYGIRAVIGCYPAYIRFVQCIRRFYDSRKWFPHLVNAGKYSTTFFKVIFHALYTLHSEKTHDLRSVYFYMWLASCFVNSCYTLTWDIKMDWGFFDKNPGENKFLREEIVYPYKSLYYLAMVEDSAIRFSWIVTVAVQQSSTSQTTQKIVSTILVLLEAMRRFIWNFFRLENEHLNNCGEFRAVRDISVAPLRTDDLATLEKIMDEDNGAETFLLKRRVLQHELFAGESTIQSQTIKPKESSVLLYVGDQPPSDEGTSTSPL; from the exons ATGTTATACGACTGCAAAGAAGAAGTGCCAAATGTAGATG TTCGTACTGATGAGAATGCTGTCAGACTTGTTGCCCAGTTTGAAGAGCAATTCTTTGGAGAGTGTGATCTACAACTTACAAAAGTCAATACATTTTTTGCTG AAAAAGTTGCGGAAGCTACTCGCAAATTTGCGATGCTGCAAAGTGAACTGCAGGCACATAAAGAATCTCTGCTTGCTGCCCATACTGcaaattcaaaaagtttaactcttAGAAGAAGAGTTTCCCGTCCTCATCTTTTGTTCCAGACTCAGAag CACAACGTTCACATTAAAACTGCAAAAGACTTGAAGTTGGCATATACAGAGTTTTATCTCAGTTTAATATTGCTACAAAATTACCAG GAGCTGAATTTTACTGGCTttcgaaaaattttaaagaagcATGACAAAATGTTGAATACAGATAAAGGTGTAGTTTGGCGACAAAATTATGTTGAAACAGCGCCATTTCACAAAGACAGCCTTATCTCTgaatacattttaaaaacagaG acTTTGTATATAAATGATTTAGAGAATGGGGACAGATCAAAAGCAATGAAACGCTTGAGAGTACCTCCTTTGACCGATACA AGAACCTACCCCAAAGGCACTGTGTTTCgtgttggtttatttttgGGTATGTTTGTGATGATAACAGTTGTTGCCATCATAGCTGCATTTTTCATTGACATATATCCGGTTGAACCATGGCTGGTTGTCGA tttatatCGACCTGGTTTTATGACATTTCTATTTATCACCTTTCTTGGTTTCAACATATGGGGATGGCGGACAGCTGGTGTGAACCACGTATTAATATTTGAAATAGATCCTCGTCAACATTTATCACATCAGCATTTTTTTGaa gttTCATCTATTCTTTCTATATTGTGGGGATTGAGTTTAACATTCTTATTATTTGGGAACTTGGAACAATTCAGAGAGCTTTTTCCTGCGTATCTCAATCCTGGCATTCTTTATGCAGTGTATGTCCTCTTTCTGATAAATCCATTTccagttttatttcataaagcAAGATTCTGGCTGCTAAAGCGCTTG TGGCGACTTGTTGCTTGTGGTTTTTATCGTGTGGAATTTGCTGACTTCTGGCTCGCAGATCAACTAAACAGTCTGGTACAGGTTTTGCTTGATGCTGAGTACatcatttgtttttatattcttGGAAATATATGGTCTGGGAATGGTG AACTTGGTGTTTGTGGATCATACTCGTATGGCATACGTGCTGTTATTGGGTGCTATCCTGCATATATTCGATTTGTACAATGCATACGACGATTCTATGATTCCAGAAAATGGTTTCCACATTTAGTCAATGCTGGAAAATATTCCactacttttttcaaagtcaTCTTTCATGCGCTTTATACCCTGCATTCTG aaaaaacaCACGATTTGCGGAGTGTGTATTTTTACATGTGGTTGGCTAGTTGTTTTGTAAACAGCTGTTACACATTAACTTGGGACATAAAGATGGATTGGGGCTTTTTTGACAAGAACCCTggagaaaataaatttttacggGAGGAAATTGTCTATCCATATAAG agTTTATATTACTTAGCCATGGTAGAGGATAGTGCTATAAGATTTTCTTGGATTGTCACTGTGGCTGTCCAACAAAGCTCAACATCTCAAACGACTCAAAAGATCGTCAGTACCATACTAGTTCTTTTAGAAGCTATGAG ACGCTTTATTTGGAACTTCTTTCGGCTTGAAAATGAGCATCTAAACAATTGCGGCGAATTTCGAGCCGTTCGTGATATTTCAGTTGCTCCTTTGCGCACTGATGATCTTGCTACACTTGAAAAAATTATGGATGAAGACAATGGTGCAGAAACCTTCTTGCTAAAACGTCGAGTACTGCAGCACGAACTCTTTGCTGGTGAATCAACGATCCAATCACAAACAATAAA ACCAAAAGAGTCAAGTGTATTGCTGTATGTCGGCGACCAACCTCCGTCTGATGAAGGGACAAGTACCAGCCCACTTTAG
- the LOC143469632 gene encoding EF-hand domain-containing family member B-like, producing the protein MQSNAGKYRDTTPKLAPAGKLFDQGGTASECIHERGAEPPVPPIVEKFCNTNVGRPVVGTERVHHGRANDDDLASLFYHGINTAGSLKAKDLVNPQFKSLFKARVDDKKESLYLSKKEKPLGKPRDNSAYMPSSMDKLITTFGKPTKFNGTAGEVVNPEKTSNEVESESQIAHEKYVISHNDYNVGEMYDRKYDWSQFTRDSCYGVATPHSNEGKNTAKSLKWLHDTKAEKGAKVVSKRADDFRERTQPQLGTVHDPIVDTLNVESGHIFGIMLRPDEYGAGDLLHGRSPDSYMRGRDRERGVMHAIRQHLKKANYHNFNDLSQAFAHYDKNKDGYIDGQELRDVCYQLNVPIEDEMLSLLMSYCSSSEEKDTAGNGLLIDYLKFANFLNWKDKMPLPADKKTGKELPVPETPTIKKQIDRAITQHKTSSSVIGSSALGGVSTQEYRVYGIPTVRADKAAPNLRRVSDHVNYGDESDAYGLVNPSIYSQKGVYEYDFFQPRSRDELKRIFSNIGIEMTSEMFDEAWKIAVSRDPRSRGQVSVESFRNVLDDVQATAIRAN; encoded by the exons ATGCAAAGCAATGCAGGAAAATACCGGGACACTACTCCAAAACTTGCACCTGCAGGAAAATTGTTTGACCAAGGTGGTACAGCAAGTGAATGCATACACGAACGAGGTGCTGAG CCACCAGTTCCACCAATTGTTGAGAAGTTTTGTAATACAAATGTGGGACGTCCAGTTGTGGGGACTGAAAGAGTCCATCATGGAAGAGCAAATGATGATGATTTAGCATCATTGTTTTACCATGGCATTAATACTGCAGGTTCTTTAAAG GCTAAAGATTTGGTTAATCCTCAATTTAAGTCTTTATTTAAAGCTCGAGTTGATGATAAAAAGGAGTCGTTATATTTAAGCAAAAAGGAAAAGCCTCTTGGTAAGCCACGAGATAATAGTGCTTACATGCCAAGTTCCATGGACAAGCTCATAACAACCTTTGGAAAGCCCACCAAATTTA ATGGAACCGCTGGAGAAGTAGTTAATCCTGAAAAAACAAGTAATGAAGTTGAATCTGAGAGTCAAATTGCCCATGAGAAATATGTCATCAGTCACAATGATTACAATGTTGGTGAAATGTATGACAGAAA GTATGACTGGAGTCAATTTACTAGAGATTCATGTTATGGTGTTGCAACACCACATTCAAATGAAGGTAAAAACACTGCAAAGTCCCTGAAATGGTTGCATGATACTAAGGC CGAAAAGGGTGCAAAAGTAGTATCAAAAAGGGCAGATGACTTTAGAGAACGGACTCAACCGCAGCTTGGAACAGTCCATGATCC AATTGTTGACACCCTCAACGTCGAGTCTGGCCATATTTTTGGCATAATGCTTCGACCAGACGAATATGGAGCTGGTGATTTGCTACATGGTAGATCACCTGATTCTTATATGAGAGGAAGAGACCGTGAACGTGGTGTAATGCACGCCATTAGACAGCATCTTAAGAAAGCAAACTACCATAATTTCAATGACCTTTCTCAAGCTTTCGCCCATTACGATAAG AATAAAGACGGCTATATAGACGGACAGGAGTTGCGTGATGTCTGTTATCAGCTTAACGTTCCAATCGAAGATGAGATGCTGAGTTTGCTAATGTCTTACTGCTCTTCTAGTGAAGAAAAAGATACAGCAGGAAACGGTCTTCTTATCGATTATCTAAAGTTTGCCAATTTCCTCAACTGGAAGGACAAAATGCCTCTACCTGCAGacaaaaaaa CTGGAAAAGAACTTCCCGTTCCTGAGACACCAACTATAAAGAAGCAGATTGATCGGGCAATTACGCAGCATAAAACGTCGTCATCGGTAATTGGATCTTCAGCGTTGGGTGGAGTGAGCACACAGGAATATCGCGTGTATGGCATTCCGACCGTTCGCGCTGACAAAGCAGCTCCAAATTTGAG AAGAGTTAGTGATCACGTAAATTATGGTGACGAATCTGACGCCTATGGTTTGGTGAATCCTTCCATTTACTCACAAAAAGGAGTTTACGaatatgatttttttcaacCGAGATCCAGGGACGAA ttgaagCGAATCTTCAGTAATATTGGAATTGAAATGACGTCAGAAATGTTTGACGAGGCTTGGAAAATCGCTGTATCACGTGATCCACGGAGCAGGGGTCAGGTGTCTGTCGAATCTTTTCGAAATGTCCTTGATGACGTCCAAGCCACAGCTATAAGAGCAAACTGA
- the LOC143468155 gene encoding xenotropic and polytropic retrovirus receptor 1 homolog isoform X1, which produces MKFGTNLQAHLTPEWRSQYIDYEILKNMLYDCKEEVPNVDVRTDENAVRLVAQFEEQFFGECDLQLTKVNTFFAEKVAEATRKFAMLQSELQAHKESLLAAHTANSKSLTLRRRVSRPHLLFQTQKHNVHIKTAKDLKLAYTEFYLSLILLQNYQELNFTGFRKILKKHDKMLNTDKGVVWRQNYVETAPFHKDSLISEYILKTETLYINDLENGDRSKAMKRLRVPPLTDTRTYPKGTVFRVGLFLGMFVMITVVAIIAAFFIDIYPVEPWLVVDLYRPGFMTFLFITFLGFNIWGWRTAGVNHVLIFEIDPRQHLSHQHFFEVSSILSILWGLSLTFLLFGNLEQFRELFPAYLNPGILYAVYVLFLINPFPVLFHKARFWLLKRLWRLVACGFYRVEFADFWLADQLNSLVQVLLDAEYIICFYILGNIWSGNGELGVCGSYSYGIRAVIGCYPAYIRFVQCIRRFYDSRKWFPHLVNAGKYSTTFFKVIFHALYTLHSEKTHDLRSVYFYMWLASCFVNSCYTLTWDIKMDWGFFDKNPGENKFLREEIVYPYKSLYYLAMVEDSAIRFSWIVTVAVQQSSTSQTTQKIVSTILVLLEAMRRFIWNFFRLENEHLNNCGEFRAVRDISVAPLRTDDLATLEKIMDEDNGAETFLLKRRVLQHELFAGESTIQSQTIKPKESSVLLYVGDQPPSDEGTSTSPL; this is translated from the exons ATGAAATTTGGTACAAACTTGCAAGCTCATCTTACTCCAGAATGGAGGAGCCAGTACATAGATTATGAG atTCTGAAGAACATGTTATACGACTGCAAAGAAGAAGTGCCAAATGTAGATG TTCGTACTGATGAGAATGCTGTCAGACTTGTTGCCCAGTTTGAAGAGCAATTCTTTGGAGAGTGTGATCTACAACTTACAAAAGTCAATACATTTTTTGCTG AAAAAGTTGCGGAAGCTACTCGCAAATTTGCGATGCTGCAAAGTGAACTGCAGGCACATAAAGAATCTCTGCTTGCTGCCCATACTGcaaattcaaaaagtttaactcttAGAAGAAGAGTTTCCCGTCCTCATCTTTTGTTCCAGACTCAGAag CACAACGTTCACATTAAAACTGCAAAAGACTTGAAGTTGGCATATACAGAGTTTTATCTCAGTTTAATATTGCTACAAAATTACCAG GAGCTGAATTTTACTGGCTttcgaaaaattttaaagaagcATGACAAAATGTTGAATACAGATAAAGGTGTAGTTTGGCGACAAAATTATGTTGAAACAGCGCCATTTCACAAAGACAGCCTTATCTCTgaatacattttaaaaacagaG acTTTGTATATAAATGATTTAGAGAATGGGGACAGATCAAAAGCAATGAAACGCTTGAGAGTACCTCCTTTGACCGATACA AGAACCTACCCCAAAGGCACTGTGTTTCgtgttggtttatttttgGGTATGTTTGTGATGATAACAGTTGTTGCCATCATAGCTGCATTTTTCATTGACATATATCCGGTTGAACCATGGCTGGTTGTCGA tttatatCGACCTGGTTTTATGACATTTCTATTTATCACCTTTCTTGGTTTCAACATATGGGGATGGCGGACAGCTGGTGTGAACCACGTATTAATATTTGAAATAGATCCTCGTCAACATTTATCACATCAGCATTTTTTTGaa gttTCATCTATTCTTTCTATATTGTGGGGATTGAGTTTAACATTCTTATTATTTGGGAACTTGGAACAATTCAGAGAGCTTTTTCCTGCGTATCTCAATCCTGGCATTCTTTATGCAGTGTATGTCCTCTTTCTGATAAATCCATTTccagttttatttcataaagcAAGATTCTGGCTGCTAAAGCGCTTG TGGCGACTTGTTGCTTGTGGTTTTTATCGTGTGGAATTTGCTGACTTCTGGCTCGCAGATCAACTAAACAGTCTGGTACAGGTTTTGCTTGATGCTGAGTACatcatttgtttttatattcttGGAAATATATGGTCTGGGAATGGTG AACTTGGTGTTTGTGGATCATACTCGTATGGCATACGTGCTGTTATTGGGTGCTATCCTGCATATATTCGATTTGTACAATGCATACGACGATTCTATGATTCCAGAAAATGGTTTCCACATTTAGTCAATGCTGGAAAATATTCCactacttttttcaaagtcaTCTTTCATGCGCTTTATACCCTGCATTCTG aaaaaacaCACGATTTGCGGAGTGTGTATTTTTACATGTGGTTGGCTAGTTGTTTTGTAAACAGCTGTTACACATTAACTTGGGACATAAAGATGGATTGGGGCTTTTTTGACAAGAACCCTggagaaaataaatttttacggGAGGAAATTGTCTATCCATATAAG agTTTATATTACTTAGCCATGGTAGAGGATAGTGCTATAAGATTTTCTTGGATTGTCACTGTGGCTGTCCAACAAAGCTCAACATCTCAAACGACTCAAAAGATCGTCAGTACCATACTAGTTCTTTTAGAAGCTATGAG ACGCTTTATTTGGAACTTCTTTCGGCTTGAAAATGAGCATCTAAACAATTGCGGCGAATTTCGAGCCGTTCGTGATATTTCAGTTGCTCCTTTGCGCACTGATGATCTTGCTACACTTGAAAAAATTATGGATGAAGACAATGGTGCAGAAACCTTCTTGCTAAAACGTCGAGTACTGCAGCACGAACTCTTTGCTGGTGAATCAACGATCCAATCACAAACAATAAA ACCAAAAGAGTCAAGTGTATTGCTGTATGTCGGCGACCAACCTCCGTCTGATGAAGGGACAAGTACCAGCCCACTTTAG
- the LOC143469753 gene encoding uncharacterized protein LOC143469753 has protein sequence MKAVFVYILCLLFVAGAKGNHGKCDFFDYGILVHSCQGEFVGKLQNSKQPHDDCFEIFRETQNCLVNRPIAFCYKDNVSEEELKKITQEELKYFGSESTYCDFGGIQAIDSMFEDVEQDTCVEEVNETVIEKCEHSFYNEFRNNPSSPKLCNLSQEIHACQRTLLAACREISMTKFRDHYEPPYCLTTARDIEEKSKEILAGKSHATFLDVLIPLLVVSVVIVIGLCIGFCRMARNEPKQQNNVEQPKNTVQEQPKEEEAESVPLKTIVTTEVE, from the exons ATGAAAGCAGTTTTTGTTTACATACTTTGTCTTCTTTTTG TTGCCGGAGCTAAAGGTAACCATGGAAAATGTGACTTTTTTGACTACGGCATATTGGTTCACTCATGTCAAGGCGAGTTTGTTGGAAAACTTCAGAATTCAAAGCAACCTCATGATGATTGCTT TGAAATATTCCGAGAAACTCAGAACTGCCTCGTAAACCGACCAATTGCCTTTTGTTACAAAGATAATGTTTCGGAAGAGGAACTTAAAAAG ATTACACAAGAAGAATTGAAGTATTTTGGCTCTGAATCAACCTATTGTGATTTTGGAGGAATACAAGCAATCGATTCCATGTTTGAAGATGTGGAACAAGATACCTGCGTTGAGGAAGTGAATGAAACTGTCATAGAAAAATGTGAACACTCATTTTATAACGAGTTTCGTAATAATCCTTCCAGTCCTAAACTGTGCAA cCTTTCTCAAGAAATTCACGCTTGTCAAAGAACGTTGTTGGCAGCCTGTCGTGAAATATCTATGACAAAGTTTAGAGATCATTACGAACCCCCATATTGCCTTACGACTGCTAGAG ATATAGAGGAGAAATCAAAAGAGATCCTAGCAGGCAAAAGtcatgcaacttttttagaCGTATTGATTCCTTTATTGGTGGTTTCAGTAGTAATAGTCATCGGACTTTGCATTGGTTTTTGTCGAATG GCAAGAAATGaaccaaaacaacaaaacaacgtCGAACAACCAAAAAATACTGTGCAAGAACAACCTAAAGAAGAGGAGGCAGAGAGCGTTCCGCTTAAAACGATTGTTACAACTGAAGTGGAGTAG